A single genomic interval of Ruminococcus sp. NK3A76 harbors:
- a CDS encoding AraC family transcriptional regulator yields the protein MCNMTEKMQVSCVQSLQAVYVRCCLKVNDSEYILKEGSIFYLPPALPHEYMPHSAEWNTRWLVFRGGHADDMMKRMGFDGCVVCDAPVSERMTNLFSQIMSCAKEPVNGGERSSPLLYEFIMLAREHMLTGPSDDIKNMMTERAISYIDKHYSEDIALDELAELSGVSAQYFCRVFHGCTGMRPVEYINNKRVSEAKLLLVSGNMIITDIALKVGFRDNNYFGIVFRRATGISPREFRQRRS from the coding sequence ATGTGTAATATGACGGAAAAGATGCAAGTAAGTTGCGTACAAAGCCTTCAGGCGGTCTATGTGCGGTGTTGCCTTAAGGTTAACGACAGTGAGTATATCCTAAAAGAGGGAAGCATCTTTTATCTCCCCCCCGCCCTGCCGCATGAGTATATGCCGCATAGCGCTGAATGGAACACCAGATGGCTGGTGTTTCGTGGCGGGCACGCTGATGATATGATGAAGCGCATGGGCTTTGACGGCTGTGTGGTATGTGATGCGCCTGTAAGTGAAAGAATGACTAATCTCTTTTCGCAGATAATGAGCTGCGCAAAAGAGCCTGTAAACGGCGGCGAAAGGTCATCACCGCTGCTGTATGAATTCATCATGCTTGCAAGAGAGCATATGCTCACAGGGCCGTCTGATGACATCAAAAACATGATGACCGAAAGGGCGATAAGCTATATCGACAAGCATTACAGCGAGGATATAGCACTTGACGAGCTGGCGGAGCTGTCGGGTGTGTCGGCGCAGTATTTTTGCAGGGTGTTTCATGGCTGCACGGGTATGCGGCCTGTTGAATATATCAATAATAAAAGAGTCAGCGAAGCAAAGCTGCTGCTTGTTTCAGGAAACATGATAATAACGGACATAGCACTAAAGGTCGGTTTCAGGGACAATAACTACTTTGGCATAGTGTTTCGGAGAGCGACCGGCATTTCGCCGAGAGAATTCAGGCAGCGCCGCAGCTGA
- a CDS encoding Rpn family recombination-promoting nuclease/putative transposase, with protein sequence MCQVFDENYAGVELVLSIILKQPAIKVKKITVQHEYRNLKKRSVRLDITAVDSANRVMDIEVQRDNDGADIRRARYNSSMLDTRLLDKGQAYSELVDSYVIFITEHDVLGRDLPLYHITRRIEETDEPFGDGTHIIYVNGEHDKENTPLAKLMHDFKCLKSQDMNYPQLAEGVKYYKETEGGREKMCKIVEELRDEARKEHMIKTAQAMIELGKLSYEEIAICSGLSLDEVKALAEGRPA encoded by the coding sequence ATGTGCCAGGTCTTTGATGAAAACTACGCAGGGGTCGAGCTGGTGCTGAGTATCATACTCAAACAGCCTGCGATCAAGGTCAAAAAGATAACCGTTCAGCACGAATACAGAAATCTCAAAAAGCGCTCGGTAAGGTTAGATATAACCGCCGTGGACTCGGCTAACAGAGTTATGGACATTGAAGTCCAGCGTGATAATGACGGCGCTGATATCCGCAGAGCTCGCTACAACAGCAGTATGCTCGATACACGTCTGCTTGACAAGGGGCAGGCGTATTCCGAGCTTGTTGACAGCTACGTTATTTTCATAACCGAGCATGATGTGCTTGGGCGTGACCTGCCGCTTTATCACATCACAAGAAGGATAGAGGAAACAGATGAGCCATTTGGTGACGGAACACATATTATTTATGTAAACGGCGAACACGACAAAGAAAACACACCGCTTGCAAAGCTGATGCACGATTTTAAGTGCCTTAAATCGCAGGATATGAACTATCCTCAGCTTGCCGAGGGTGTAAAGTATTACAAGGAAACAGAAGGAGGTCGGGAGAAAATGTGTAAGATAGTTGAAGAATTAAGAGATGAGGCCAGAAAAGAACATATGATAAAAACCGCTCAGGCGATGATCGAGCTTGGAAAGCTTTCCTATGAGGAAATTGCCATTTGCTCCGGTCTTAGTCTTGACGAAGTAAAGGCGCTTGCCGAGGGCAGGCCTGCATAG